The following coding sequences lie in one Vigna radiata var. radiata cultivar VC1973A unplaced genomic scaffold, Vradiata_ver6 scaffold_73, whole genome shotgun sequence genomic window:
- the LOC106779904 gene encoding uncharacterized protein LOC106779904: MESENHNSKQKQELEVSDILRKSVMVYLRNLNFIIFTFLTSLPLFCIMVYFEIYLQEILVETCSILNLSYGHLTRYDSFLDPISRFNEDYLLKLIFVGFVYMVPLYVSEFVSAAVTVDLASKLHSREKKMTLKEMFETPFDLSRLRASFVTSIYVLFLTTTHQLGLLWIVLNYHVFLKDISFYVLLAVICSIAFAKVLRIYLEGSAIWNTSLVISVLEGIYGVDALAVSAYFSKGNHRRGFFLMLIFFAWGHLVRLSCYHIGGYEQGDAIFVQVGLSCMVVNPLKWVVCMIYFHDCKERKLEKKTDEESGKDVKNGS, from the coding sequence ATGGAGAGTGAAAACCACAACTCTAAGCAGAAGCAGGAGCTTGAAGTATCTGATATCCTCAGGAAATCTGTTATGGTCTATTTAAGAaatctcaatttcatcatcttcacctttctcacttctcttcctctcttttgtATCATGGTTTACTTTGAAATTTACCTCCAAGAAATCCTGGTTGAAACCTGCAGTATTTTAAACCTGTCATATGGTCACTTGACTCGCTACGACAGCTTCCTAGATCCTATCAGCAGATTTAATGAGGATTATTTACTGAAGCTGATTTTTGTTGGTTTCGTTTACATGGTACCTCTGTATGTCTCAGAGTTTGTCTCTGCAGCTGTTACGGTAGATTTGGCTTCAAAGCTGCAttcaagagagaagaaaatgacTCTGAAGGAGATGTTTGAGACACCCTTTGACCTATCAAGATTGAGAGCCTCATTTGTCACTTCTATCTATGTTCTCTTCTTGACAACTACTCACCAGCTTGGATTACTGTGGATAGTCTTGAATTATCATGTTTTCTTGAAAGACATAAGTTTTTACGTGTTGCTCGCAGTAATTTGCAGCATAGCATTTGCAAAGGTCTTAAGGATTTACTTGGAGGGGAGTGCTATATGGAACACGAGTCTTGTGATCTCAGTGTTGGAGGGAATATATGGTGTTGATGCGTTAGCTGTTTCAGCATATTTCAGCAAAGGCAATCACAGGAGGGGGTTCTTTCTGATGCTGATTTTCTTTGCTTGGGGACATCTTGTGAGGCTTTCATGCTACCATATTGGAGGCTATGAGCAAGGGGATGCAATTTTTGTACAAGTTGGTTTGTCTTGCATGGTGGTCAATCCGCTGAAATGGGTGGTTTGCATGATCTATTTTCATGATTGCAAGGAGAggaaattggaaaagaaaactgATGAGGAATCAGGTAAGGATGTTAAGAATGGTTCGTGA